A region of Moorena producens PAL-8-15-08-1 DNA encodes the following proteins:
- a CDS encoding class I SAM-dependent methyltransferase translates to MFEQQPQALQQKVKLLALESIRQDNPSQWFDVLYSEANGDSAQIPWARNTPHPYLQDWLERNTPQGSGRSALVVGCGLGDDAEALAQQGFQVTAFDISPTAIAWCKKRFPDSQVKYQVADLFALDPAWHQNFDFVFECHNIQALPLKVRSTVMNAIASLLASQLDPLKLG, encoded by the coding sequence ATGTTCGAGCAACAACCCCAAGCACTACAGCAAAAGGTCAAACTTTTGGCATTGGAATCAATTCGCCAAGATAATCCATCTCAATGGTTTGACGTTTTATATTCCGAAGCGAATGGGGATTCAGCGCAAATACCTTGGGCGCGTAATACACCCCATCCCTATCTACAGGATTGGTTAGAGCGTAATACACCCCAAGGGTCGGGTCGCTCTGCCCTAGTGGTTGGTTGTGGGTTGGGGGATGATGCTGAAGCGTTGGCGCAGCAGGGTTTCCAAGTGACTGCCTTTGATATTTCCCCGACTGCGATCGCATGGTGCAAAAAACGATTTCCCGATTCCCAGGTCAAGTACCAAGTGGCGGATTTATTTGCCTTAGATCCAGCATGGCATCAGAACTTTGATTTTGTCTTTGAATGCCATAATATCCAAGCCTTACCCCTGAAGGTTCGGTCAACTGTTATGAATGCGATCGCATCCTTACTCGCCTCGCAATTAGACCCTTTAAAGTTGGGATAA
- the ptsP gene encoding phosphoenolpyruvate--protein phosphotransferase: MIGIVIISHSAKLAAGVKELAEQMVQTSVPIAYAAGIDDPENPFGTDVLQVQAAIESVYSDAGVVVLMDLGSAVLSAEMALEFLDEDQKPKVRLCEAPLVEGAIAAVVQAAAGGDIDQVIAEARSALTAKASQLSVVDSTDSTENKSITNFKESTIPASTTKEIHLTVENPQGIHARPAAQFVTTANRFNSEITLQNLTKTSNIVNGKSINNVMLLGIQQGDEIVIKAVGEDSELALIALQQLVDNNFGEKLGETVNKAKEDINQNYNPSSNQSLHPSSVTLDRLVGIPAAAGIAMGAVIVYQPKRPEIIEQQTDNPQAEWETLQLAIKTAQQQLQHLINTVTNDQADIFQAHLLYLEDPALVNRAYQIIVDQHLWAGAAWKTVIDETVANYQTLEDSYMQARGNDVIDVGWRVLRLLTNRKETCLDQDLRKSPLNPPILGDFDMITPPGALSVGELNSPRVAPKNWGAGGQNQLNLVSQIDVTEPGILVAADLTPSEVAQLNPSQVLGICCARGSATAHSALIANMLGIPMVVGVGQDLLSLPAGTELALDGTTGQIWVEPSEEQKQELQLQSNSKDELPREVITQDGHKIPLMANVLGEADAKLALDCGAQGIGLLRTEFLYLERLTIPMEEEQLATYQAIAEIMGTHPLTIRTLDIGGDKPIPFLNLASSDASSAQHTPEPNPFLGWRGIRQSLDCPQMLKIQLRAILRGSYGHNIKVMFPMVSSVQEVRAAKEILAEAKAELRQEGHRFNEQMPVGIMVEVPAAVTMADQLAAEVDFFSIGTNDLSQYVMAADRTNPKVAKLADALEPAVLRMIQQTVSVAHQAGIPVSVCGQLASNPVGIPILLGLGVDELSVNPPAIATVISVISQLSINQAEMLASEALELDSALAVRQYIRLRGSCREQGTADLGTVDKN; the protein is encoded by the coding sequence ATGATTGGAATTGTGATTATCTCCCACAGTGCTAAGCTAGCCGCTGGGGTCAAGGAATTAGCTGAACAGATGGTTCAGACATCGGTACCAATTGCGTACGCAGCTGGTATTGATGACCCAGAAAATCCCTTTGGTACCGATGTGCTGCAAGTCCAAGCCGCCATTGAGTCGGTTTACTCGGATGCTGGGGTAGTAGTATTGATGGATTTAGGCAGTGCAGTGCTGAGTGCAGAAATGGCACTGGAGTTTCTGGATGAAGACCAGAAACCCAAGGTAAGATTGTGCGAAGCGCCATTAGTGGAAGGTGCGATCGCAGCCGTTGTCCAAGCTGCGGCTGGTGGTGATATCGACCAAGTGATTGCTGAAGCTAGATCAGCCTTAACCGCTAAAGCCTCTCAGTTATCAGTTGTTGATAGTACTGATAGTACTGAGAATAAATCAATCACCAATTTTAAAGAGTCTACAATCCCAGCTTCTACAACCAAAGAAATCCATCTTACTGTCGAGAATCCACAGGGAATTCATGCTCGTCCTGCTGCCCAATTTGTTACTACAGCTAATCGGTTTAACTCAGAAATTACCCTACAAAATCTAACTAAAACTAGTAATATAGTTAATGGAAAAAGCATTAATAATGTGATGCTTTTAGGTATCCAACAGGGAGATGAAATAGTCATCAAAGCAGTAGGAGAAGATTCCGAATTAGCCTTGATAGCGTTGCAGCAGCTAGTAGATAACAATTTTGGGGAAAAACTTGGCGAAACAGTAAATAAAGCAAAAGAAGACATCAACCAAAATTATAACCCTTCCAGTAACCAATCCCTTCACCCGTCATCTGTGACACTTGATAGGTTAGTTGGAATTCCCGCTGCTGCTGGTATTGCTATGGGAGCGGTTATTGTCTACCAACCCAAACGTCCAGAGATTATTGAACAGCAAACAGATAATCCTCAAGCCGAGTGGGAAACCCTACAACTTGCTATTAAAACAGCACAACAGCAACTTCAACACCTGATCAATACTGTTACTAATGATCAGGCAGATATTTTTCAGGCTCACTTGCTCTATTTAGAGGATCCAGCCCTAGTTAATAGAGCTTATCAGATTATAGTTGACCAGCATCTATGGGCAGGGGCGGCTTGGAAAACTGTGATCGATGAAACCGTAGCAAATTACCAAACTCTGGAAGACTCCTACATGCAAGCTCGGGGAAATGATGTGATCGATGTCGGCTGGCGAGTGTTGCGATTACTGACGAATAGGAAAGAAACCTGTCTAGATCAGGACTTACGCAAGAGCCCCCTAAATCCCCCAATTCTGGGGGACTTTGACATGATTACCCCTCCCGGTGCGCTTTCCGTTGGCGAATTAAATTCGCCACGGGTCGCACCGAAAAATTGGGGGGCAGGGGGGCAAAACCAACTAAACTTAGTAAGTCAAATAGATGTGACTGAGCCTGGTATTCTGGTTGCTGCTGATTTAACTCCCTCTGAGGTCGCACAACTAAATCCGAGCCAAGTCCTAGGTATCTGTTGCGCTAGGGGCAGTGCTACAGCCCATAGTGCCCTAATCGCCAATATGCTCGGTATACCGATGGTGGTTGGTGTTGGTCAGGATCTGTTGTCGTTGCCAGCTGGTACGGAGTTGGCACTGGATGGGACAACCGGTCAAATTTGGGTAGAGCCTTCTGAGGAACAGAAGCAAGAATTACAGCTACAGAGCAACAGTAAGGATGAATTACCTAGGGAGGTAATTACTCAAGATGGACACAAAATTCCCTTGATGGCAAATGTTTTGGGAGAGGCTGATGCTAAATTGGCTCTGGATTGTGGTGCTCAAGGGATAGGTTTACTTAGGACTGAGTTTCTTTATCTGGAACGCTTAACTATTCCGATGGAAGAAGAGCAGTTGGCAACCTATCAAGCCATTGCAGAAATTATGGGTACCCATCCCCTAACGATTCGTACTTTAGATATTGGCGGTGACAAGCCCATTCCCTTCCTGAATCTAGCGTCTTCTGATGCTTCCTCTGCTCAGCACACCCCAGAGCCTAACCCTTTCCTAGGATGGCGGGGAATTCGTCAGAGTTTGGATTGTCCACAGATGCTCAAAATCCAACTGCGGGCGATTCTACGAGGGAGTTATGGACACAACATTAAGGTGATGTTTCCCATGGTTTCCTCAGTACAAGAGGTACGGGCTGCTAAGGAAATCCTAGCAGAGGCTAAAGCCGAGTTGCGCCAAGAAGGGCATCGTTTTAATGAACAGATGCCAGTGGGGATTATGGTAGAAGTCCCGGCAGCAGTAACCATGGCTGATCAGTTAGCGGCTGAAGTGGACTTTTTCAGCATTGGTACTAATGATTTGAGTCAATATGTGATGGCCGCTGACCGTACTAATCCCAAGGTGGCGAAGCTGGCTGATGCCCTTGAACCGGCTGTGCTACGGATGATTCAACAAACGGTAAGCGTTGCTCATCAAGCAGGGATTCCAGTTAGTGTCTGTGGTCAGTTGGCATCGAATCCAGTAGGGATACCGATTTTATTAGGGTTAGGGGTGGATGAGTTGAGTGTGAATCCACCTGCGATCGCTACTGTGATTTCAGTTATTTCACAGTTGAGTATCAACCAGGCCGAGATGCTTGCTAGTGAGGCGTTGGAGCTAGATTCCGCTCTTGCAGTTAGACAATATATTAGACTTCGTGGCAGTTGTCGGGAACAGGGAACAGCGGATCTGGGAACAGTGGACAAGAATTGA
- a CDS encoding aspartyl protease: MSADGEIFPVMALLDTGFTGWLAIDNQDAESLGWVRNNEPQDMQTAQGEARFNLYEGKVVIEEEEFTVEVLGGDELVNTLNGVLWLRTKRLVVDFPMGVLTLG, encoded by the coding sequence ATGTCTGCTGATGGGGAGATTTTTCCCGTTATGGCACTGTTAGATACAGGGTTTACAGGTTGGTTAGCTATTGATAATCAAGATGCTGAGAGTTTAGGGTGGGTGCGTAATAATGAACCACAGGATATGCAAACAGCCCAGGGAGAAGCACGGTTTAATTTATATGAGGGAAAGGTGGTTATTGAGGAAGAGGAGTTTACGGTTGAAGTGTTAGGAGGAGATGAACTGGTCAATACTCTTAATGGTGTTTTGTGGTTACGAACAAAGCGTTTAGTTGTAGATTTTCCCATGGGAGTGTTAACCCTAGGATAA
- a CDS encoding GrpB family protein, with the protein MSRKVEVVPHDPKWRDEFERESKQIALAVGENLIAVHHIGSTSIPELYAKPIIDILVEVKDITKVDENSSGMETIGYEGMGEYGIPGRRYFRKHNEIGIRTHHVHMFEVNSLQVERHLAFRDYMIAHPKDAHKYGELKRELAKKYPDNIEAYMDGKDGFIKEMERKAAEWRRGSIGKRQEAIGKRQ; encoded by the coding sequence ATGTCACGAAAAGTAGAAGTTGTTCCCCATGACCCGAAGTGGCGAGATGAATTTGAGCGTGAATCAAAGCAGATTGCCCTTGCCGTCGGCGAAAACTTGATTGCTGTACACCATATTGGGAGTACATCTATTCCAGAACTATATGCTAAACCGATTATTGATATTTTGGTTGAAGTCAAAGACATTACCAAAGTTGATGAAAATAGTTCAGGGATGGAGACAATAGGCTATGAAGGAATGGGTGAATACGGCATACCAGGTCGTCGTTATTTCCGCAAACATAATGAAATAGGAATCAGAACACATCATGTTCATATGTTTGAGGTTAATTCGCTACAGGTAGAGCGTCACTTAGCCTTTCGAGATTATATGATTGCCCATCCTAAGGATGCCCATAAATACGGTGAACTTAAGCGAGAACTTGCTAAGAAATATCCAGACAATATTGAAGCCTATATGGATGGAAAAGATGGGTTCATCAAAGAGATGGAGCGAAAAGCAGCGGAGTGGCGCAGAGGATCAATAGGCAAGAGGCAAGAGGCAATAGGCAAGAGGCAATAG
- the acs gene encoding acetate--CoA ligase, whose protein sequence is MSEPTIESILQEERLFPPPSDFSENAQIKSMAEYQQLYEQAKADPQGFWAQLADQELDWFQKWDTVLDWQPPFAKWFVGGKINISYNCLDRHLTTWRRNKAALIWEGEPGDSRTLTYAQLHREVCQMANVIKQLGVKKGDRVGIYMPMIPEAAIAMLACARIGAPHTVVFGGFSAEALKDRLVDAQAKLVITADGGWRKDKIVPLKIQVDKALENNGAPTVENVLVVERTKQGIDMEPERDHWWHDLQPGASADCPAEPMDSEDMLFILYTSGTTGKPKGVVHTTGGYNLYTHMTTKWTFDLKETDVYWCTADVGWITGHSYIVYGPLSNGATSLMYEGAPRPSNPGCLWDVVEKYGVTIFYTAPTAIRAFIKMGDQHPNARDLSSLRILGTVGEPINPEAWMWYHRVIGGERCPIVDTWWQTETGGFMLTPLPGATPTKPGSATFPFPGIIADIVDLDGNPVGDNDGGYLVIKHPWPSMIRTVYGDDDRFRRTYWEHIQPKDGQYFYFAGDGARKDPNGYFWVMGRVDDVLNISGHRLGTMEVESALVSHPSVAEAAVVGKPDELKGEDVFAFVTLEGSYSASDELKQELKQHVVKEIGAIARPGDIRFTDALPKTRSGKIMRRLLRSLAAGQEVAGDTSTLEDRSVLDKLREGA, encoded by the coding sequence ATGTCAGAACCAACTATAGAATCAATCCTTCAAGAAGAACGGCTGTTCCCGCCACCGAGTGACTTTTCTGAGAATGCCCAGATTAAGAGCATGGCGGAGTATCAGCAACTTTATGAACAAGCCAAAGCTGACCCCCAAGGGTTTTGGGCCCAGCTTGCAGACCAAGAACTAGACTGGTTTCAAAAGTGGGATACGGTATTAGATTGGCAACCCCCCTTTGCCAAGTGGTTTGTTGGTGGCAAGATTAATATTTCTTACAACTGTCTTGACAGACACCTCACTACCTGGCGTCGGAATAAAGCTGCCCTGATTTGGGAAGGGGAACCGGGAGACTCCCGCACTCTAACCTATGCCCAGTTACACCGGGAAGTTTGCCAGATGGCAAATGTGATCAAACAACTGGGAGTGAAAAAAGGCGATCGCGTTGGCATTTATATGCCCATGATTCCGGAAGCTGCTATTGCCATGCTAGCCTGTGCTAGAATTGGTGCTCCCCACACCGTTGTTTTTGGTGGCTTTAGTGCTGAAGCCCTCAAAGACCGACTGGTAGATGCTCAAGCTAAATTAGTAATTACTGCTGATGGGGGCTGGCGCAAAGACAAGATTGTTCCTCTGAAGATCCAAGTTGATAAAGCCCTAGAGAATAATGGCGCACCTACTGTAGAAAACGTCCTAGTGGTAGAACGCACCAAGCAAGGGATTGACATGGAACCAGAACGAGACCACTGGTGGCATGACTTGCAACCGGGAGCATCTGCTGATTGTCCAGCGGAACCGATGGATAGTGAAGATATGCTCTTCATTCTCTACACTAGCGGTACCACCGGTAAACCGAAAGGGGTCGTTCACACTACTGGTGGCTATAACCTCTACACCCACATGACTACCAAGTGGACCTTTGACCTCAAAGAGACCGATGTCTACTGGTGTACTGCTGATGTCGGCTGGATTACCGGACACAGTTACATTGTCTATGGTCCATTGTCCAATGGTGCTACTAGCCTGATGTACGAAGGGGCTCCCCGTCCTTCCAATCCCGGTTGCTTGTGGGATGTGGTCGAAAAATATGGAGTCACTATCTTCTACACTGCTCCCACTGCGATTCGTGCCTTTATTAAGATGGGAGACCAGCATCCCAACGCCCGTGATTTATCCTCCCTACGTATCCTAGGAACTGTCGGTGAACCGATTAACCCAGAAGCCTGGATGTGGTATCATCGGGTGATTGGGGGAGAACGTTGTCCCATTGTCGATACTTGGTGGCAAACTGAAACCGGAGGCTTCATGCTCACCCCCTTACCTGGTGCTACTCCCACTAAACCGGGTTCCGCTACCTTCCCCTTCCCAGGCATTATTGCTGATATTGTAGATTTAGACGGCAATCCAGTTGGGGACAATGATGGTGGTTATTTAGTTATCAAACATCCTTGGCCAAGTATGATCCGTACTGTCTATGGGGATGATGACCGTTTCCGCCGCACCTATTGGGAACACATTCAGCCAAAAGATGGCCAATACTTCTATTTTGCTGGAGATGGTGCCAGAAAAGACCCCAATGGCTATTTCTGGGTTATGGGTCGTGTCGATGATGTGTTGAATATCTCTGGTCACCGCTTAGGAACCATGGAAGTCGAGTCAGCACTGGTTTCTCATCCTTCTGTAGCTGAAGCAGCTGTAGTCGGTAAACCTGATGAGCTAAAAGGGGAAGATGTCTTTGCCTTTGTGACCTTAGAAGGCAGTTATAGCGCTAGTGACGAACTCAAGCAAGAACTAAAGCAGCACGTAGTCAAAGAAATTGGTGCGATCGCACGTCCTGGTGACATTCGCTTTACTGATGCTTTGCCCAAGACTCGTTCCGGTAAAATTATGCGACGGCTATTGCGATCGCTAGCTGCAGGTCAAGAGGTTGCTGGAGATACCTCCACTCTAGAAGACCGCAGCGTTTTGGATAAGTTACGGGAAGGGGCTTGA
- a CDS encoding PEP/pyruvate-binding domain-containing protein translates to MDFIKPFNQLSNYDRPIAGGKGASLGELTKHCFQVPEGFVIITSAFQHFITASGLNGTWIKLKEKLAAGQWEMAEKIAQQLHEQILSSSIPADLRRTIDNYYGKLFADADFVAIRSSAVEEDQAHAAGAGIMSTFLNTQRKDLWTNIQRCWASLFSRRAIDYFRIQSNTSPDLGMAVIVQRMIESEISGVAFSINPVSRKSNEIIIEAALGLGEGVVSGSITPDNYRVDKSTFKIIDKSVSFQKTLVQKASNGGIRSADIGEAGSVNPKLNDQQLIDLTRYITAIESIYGIPVDVEWAWANEQFYILQSRPVSQLNTPLQVTDYSSTLVEAPSGQIGGYEFWWSDHESQWAIDSRLYILYTYRDIIWNQIDDVLIYTINGNSSAYISKRDVKEARKRGDVYLQSDYRRILEKVASKCVDRHQQLYHQLKNLSFSEISDSNISQIFNRVIDTFSFTVGYYKASGPLATEVLIQELSHYFCDEELQILSLPTQLDISNLEQLDWLELLKHSFSRERLLKHAEKYPWIIMGHFTYDEVLKTLNQRFYDSHGQQNAKDIVSEKQQLKEKQKSILNGKEIHLNLVDCLQAASSFRTTLKGCWAGMDYHLIPLFEEICRRTGETIEDLNRYYHIQDIFRIIETGEKLSEGDKIERKSGMLGLWSKGKMAYYYGQEAEKLYRKKVKECTDSSQLKGIVANRRGINLVRGRARILGCNNVIQVREFKKNFQKGDILVTAMAQLNTWYLLELASAIVTDEGGMLSHAAILAREMNIPCIVGTHSATSVIKDGDLITINTIDGTVQLDN, encoded by the coding sequence ATGGATTTCATTAAGCCATTTAATCAACTGTCAAATTATGATCGACCTATAGCAGGTGGAAAAGGAGCCTCATTAGGGGAGTTAACAAAGCATTGTTTTCAGGTACCCGAAGGATTTGTGATTATCACTTCGGCTTTTCAACATTTTATTACTGCCTCTGGCCTCAATGGTACATGGATTAAACTCAAAGAAAAATTAGCAGCAGGCCAATGGGAGATGGCAGAAAAAATTGCTCAGCAACTTCATGAACAAATCCTTTCATCTTCCATACCCGCAGACCTTCGGAGGACAATTGATAATTATTATGGTAAACTTTTCGCAGATGCAGATTTTGTAGCGATTCGTTCTAGTGCAGTTGAAGAAGATCAAGCCCATGCTGCTGGGGCTGGTATTATGTCAACCTTTTTAAATACTCAAAGGAAAGATTTATGGACTAATATTCAACGCTGCTGGGCTTCCTTATTTAGCAGACGGGCTATTGATTATTTTAGAATTCAATCAAATACTTCACCGGACTTGGGGATGGCAGTTATTGTGCAAAGAATGATAGAAAGTGAGATATCTGGAGTAGCTTTCTCTATTAATCCTGTTAGCCGGAAAAGCAATGAAATTATTATAGAGGCAGCACTTGGTTTGGGAGAGGGTGTGGTATCTGGCTCTATTACTCCTGATAATTACAGGGTAGATAAGTCCACATTTAAAATTATTGATAAGTCCGTATCTTTTCAAAAAACTCTCGTTCAAAAGGCGAGTAATGGTGGAATCCGCTCAGCAGATATTGGAGAGGCTGGAAGCGTCAATCCCAAATTGAATGACCAACAACTCATTGACCTGACTAGATACATTACTGCTATTGAATCAATTTATGGTATTCCGGTTGACGTTGAATGGGCTTGGGCAAATGAACAATTTTATATCTTGCAAAGCCGTCCCGTATCTCAATTAAATACTCCTCTTCAGGTAACCGATTATTCCTCGACATTAGTTGAGGCTCCATCAGGGCAGATTGGTGGGTACGAATTTTGGTGGTCTGACCATGAATCCCAATGGGCTATTGATTCTCGGTTGTATATTTTATACACATACAGGGATATTATCTGGAATCAAATAGACGATGTATTAATCTACACAATAAATGGAAACTCTTCTGCTTACATTTCTAAAAGAGATGTGAAGGAAGCCAGAAAAAGAGGAGACGTTTATTTACAATCTGATTATCGGCGAATACTTGAAAAGGTAGCTAGCAAATGTGTGGACAGACATCAACAGCTGTATCACCAATTAAAAAATCTTTCCTTTTCGGAAATCTCTGACTCCAATATCAGTCAAATTTTTAATAGAGTAATTGATACTTTCAGCTTCACAGTCGGTTACTATAAAGCCAGCGGTCCTCTGGCAACTGAGGTACTGATACAGGAACTTTCCCACTACTTTTGCGATGAGGAATTACAGATCTTAAGTCTGCCCACTCAATTAGATATAAGTAATTTGGAACAGCTTGATTGGTTGGAGTTGCTCAAACATTCCTTTTCCAGGGAAAGGCTTTTGAAACATGCTGAAAAATATCCCTGGATTATTATGGGTCACTTCACTTATGATGAAGTTCTTAAAACCCTGAATCAGCGCTTTTACGATAGTCATGGGCAGCAAAATGCTAAAGATATTGTATCGGAAAAACAGCAATTAAAAGAAAAACAAAAGTCGATTTTAAATGGTAAAGAAATCCATCTTAACCTTGTTGATTGCCTGCAAGCTGCTAGCTCTTTTCGTACAACGCTGAAAGGCTGTTGGGCAGGAATGGATTATCATCTGATTCCCTTGTTTGAAGAAATCTGTAGGAGAACCGGTGAAACCATTGAAGACTTAAATCGCTACTATCATATTCAGGATATCTTTCGGATCATAGAGACCGGAGAAAAGTTGAGTGAAGGGGATAAGATAGAGCGGAAGTCTGGTATGTTAGGGTTATGGTCGAAAGGTAAAATGGCCTATTACTATGGCCAAGAAGCAGAGAAGTTATACAGGAAAAAAGTTAAGGAATGCACTGATTCGTCCCAACTTAAAGGCATTGTTGCCAACAGGAGAGGTATAAATTTAGTGAGGGGAAGGGCACGGATTTTAGGATGTAATAATGTGATTCAGGTAAGGGAGTTCAAGAAGAATTTCCAAAAAGGTGATATTCTTGTGACCGCAATGGCACAGTTGAATACATGGTATCTTCTAGAACTGGCAAGTGCTATAGTGACCGATGAAGGAGGAATGCTCTCTCATGCAGCGATTTTGGCTCGGGAAATGAACATACCATGTATTGTCGGAACCCATTCGGCTACTTCTGTGATTAAAGATGGCGATCTGATTACGATCAATACCATTGATGGCACTGTTCAATTAGATAATTAG
- a CDS encoding class I SAM-dependent methyltransferase yields MNLESGYQGLKSSADPQRWSAQKEVLTDETLVIEGHPVMERWETPYMGAFAALVTRHGGRILECGFGLGISAHAIQSYAPEEHVIIEANDDVFKRLIEFQNSAVNQVTPILGLACDVLESFSDESFDGIFYDTYPLNADEQHTHQFPFIKKVYPLLKKGGILSYCNLTSTGVLKNRYDSWEALFNETQVPYLIEAGVPENDIKGIIIFKVSPPTDCLYFQHNTAMIPILVKE; encoded by the coding sequence ATGAATTTGGAAAGCGGTTATCAAGGGTTAAAATCAAGCGCGGATCCCCAACGATGGTCTGCTCAAAAAGAAGTCCTAACCGATGAAACATTGGTGATCGAAGGACATCCGGTTATGGAACGTTGGGAAACCCCTTATATGGGGGCTTTTGCGGCGTTAGTCACTCGCCATGGTGGTCGGATCTTAGAATGTGGCTTTGGCTTGGGAATATCGGCTCATGCTATTCAGTCTTATGCTCCAGAAGAACATGTGATTATAGAAGCCAATGACGATGTTTTTAAACGATTGATTGAGTTCCAAAACAGTGCAGTTAATCAAGTAACCCCTATCTTGGGCTTAGCATGTGATGTCTTAGAATCATTTAGTGATGAATCATTTGATGGTATTTTCTATGATACTTATCCTTTGAATGCAGATGAACAACACACCCACCAATTTCCATTTATCAAAAAGGTTTATCCCCTGCTTAAGAAGGGTGGAATTTTAAGCTATTGTAATTTGACGTCAACAGGAGTTCTCAAAAATAGATACGATTCCTGGGAAGCTCTTTTCAATGAAACTCAAGTTCCTTATCTTATTGAAGCAGGTGTTCCAGAAAACGATATTAAGGGGATCATCATCTTCAAAGTTTCTCCACCTACTGATTGTTTATACTTTCAACACAATACAGCCATGATTCCCATTCTTGTAAAAGAGTAA
- a CDS encoding glycine amidinotransferase, whose protein sequence is MSEKIVNSWNEWDELEEMVVGIADYASFEPKEPGNHPKLRNQNLAEIIPFPSGPKDPKVLEKANEELNGLAYLLKDHDVIVRRPEKIDFTKSLKTPYFEVANQYCGVCPRDVMITFGNEIMEATMSKRARFFEYLPYRKLVYEYWNKDEHMIWNAAPKPTMQDSMYLENFWELSLEERFKRMHDFEFCITQDEVIFDAADCSRLGKDILVQESMTTNRTGIRWLKKHLEPRGFRVHPVHFPLDFFPSHIDCTFVPLRPGLILTNPERPIREEEEKIFKENGWELITVPQPTCSNDEMPMFCQSSKWLSMNVLSISPTKVICEEREKPLQELLDKHGFEVFPLPFRHVFEFGGSFHCATWDIRRKGECEDYLPNLNYQPICG, encoded by the coding sequence ATGTCGGAAAAAATTGTTAATTCCTGGAATGAATGGGATGAATTGGAAGAAATGGTGGTAGGAATTGCAGACTATGCTAGCTTTGAACCAAAAGAACCAGGGAATCATCCGAAATTAAGAAATCAAAATTTAGCGGAAATCATTCCTTTCCCCAGTGGACCTAAAGACCCTAAAGTCCTTGAAAAAGCTAATGAAGAATTAAATGGACTGGCTTATTTATTAAAAGACCACGATGTGATAGTAAGAAGACCCGAAAAAATTGATTTTACTAAATCTCTAAAAACACCTTACTTTGAAGTTGCAAATCAATACTGTGGAGTCTGTCCTCGGGATGTCATGATTACCTTTGGGAATGAAATCATGGAAGCGACTATGTCGAAGAGAGCTAGATTTTTTGAATACTTACCTTACCGGAAATTGGTCTATGAATATTGGAATAAAGACGAGCATATGATTTGGAATGCTGCGCCTAAACCGACTATGCAGGATAGTATGTATCTAGAGAATTTCTGGGAGCTGTCTTTAGAAGAACGATTTAAGCGTATGCATGATTTTGAATTTTGTATTACACAAGATGAAGTAATTTTTGATGCGGCTGACTGTAGCAGATTAGGAAAGGATATATTAGTTCAGGAATCGATGACAACAAATAGAACAGGAATTCGGTGGTTAAAAAAGCACCTAGAACCAAGAGGATTTCGGGTTCACCCTGTTCATTTTCCCCTTGATTTTTTCCCCTCACACATTGACTGTACGTTTGTTCCTTTGCGACCAGGTCTTATTTTGACAAACCCTGAAAGACCTATACGGGAAGAGGAGGAGAAGATTTTTAAAGAGAATGGCTGGGAGTTGATCACAGTTCCTCAACCGACTTGCTCGAATGATGAAATGCCAATGTTTTGCCAGTCCAGTAAGTGGTTGTCAATGAATGTTCTGAGTATATCACCGACAAAGGTTATCTGTGAGGAAAGAGAAAAACCTCTCCAAGAATTGTTGGATAAGCATGGATTTGAGGTTTTTCCTTTACCCTTTAGACATGTCTTTGAATTTGGGGGGTCTTTTCATTGTGCAACTTGGGATATTCGCCGAAAAGGTGAGTGTGAAGATTATTTACCAAATTTAAACTATCAACCGATTTGTGGTTAA